One part of the Larimichthys crocea isolate SSNF chromosome XIX, L_crocea_2.0, whole genome shotgun sequence genome encodes these proteins:
- the LOC104929357 gene encoding microtubule-associated protein 2 isoform X4 codes for MADGRQPDEHWSSNGQENGENGYSAYSSAYRENGYHGGAAAHPGTTVDDSANLPPSPPPSPSAEQIGPVAQAQPEECISKATCESAIKEVEPQVASLQQKEVERATPEGAELTSNEPHPPPSVKEKELSETSIQQGGQDRKEVVEGTAESDLLVESKEKEAKQPLLTEETEKLSDIKEEDIEGNIIPSKSEAPMDESKERSTAVEVINKEDQDSGCDIRLHETLQKEDETQETVKSSPEPGAELKATSVIFVESGAKTYFETSSKSHEEETSQTQSYYELSTAAETKLCGETESVTQKLEEQEETKAGTSPGNISVEQNNGSSAGQTVTEKKSEKLGPVSGSLDKSEVSSSTPSVESQDQVPPAVSITPTTTESTEDVSTQEESVSSSHKHNSRFEHSGSLSEMLDLAGDLPRPSLERRELDHMRRKSVPSNVSALVGSSLAKLALGDQTPRVVGGESQLEELGYCVFSEYSGPMPSPADVPSPGDSPHQRFPSMESEVEEELGPTEVEGVEGMQQQQDPKGITPEISQKAVFEKKDVPVKTTLILEKAVTSGVKPDRLRIPMTSSKDRLTEFRLESGLPGDIKIQAIPEVDVEKDPSREASPIPPDNSFTFTLTETGSKVPPTPTTPISAADIPSETQVNEEKAGKDVLPEVKAGDDPETERIDTKQIQLVEEVQKSEQEESVERHDELEMASSQSLESMEKDEKKIQSEHGTPARLETIEKQETSKDVEVKTIKKLSDEKNPQIHLQEVTLDKCSPKPRISSPVIIIPQAQVEEEADDEDDIEIAEEPQEIMEEAKVPAKEEQKKVEVRLTVDDQIVDEDPRSGAEEWSHSAQNSDDGEPATDSSHLSPCSDQDQLIEGGRDEGMGEDNIAKDTQKSRDESKKEECEAVKEEKTGEQGVEEVGSDGVGAERDQKRMGAVDEGKERMGEKQEEKDLSIGQEEETSDVLCQQAAHDETTMDISILDSDSGWMDSQDDDKSIMTQQIEALPQTQSLTSTPVVDRPAKRAPGRGRGRPGTTESKVYRKVTSHHPPREEMKKKKVGMRRADQNKVSALQTRSPSRKSVAKVAARHPRPALLHSSARRKATGMESHQPLSVAHQSRERTTMSRQRTSSPTRAVLLKMAVQRRASDHHHPPRPGSACSLKRSPFTEAELTEVRPSSACAHPSALSNKWAEKVK; via the exons ATGGCAGACGGTCGGCAGCCAGACGAGCACTGGTCCTCAAATGGCCAAGAGAACGGCGAGAATGGCTACTCCGCCTACAGCTCTGCCTACAGGGAGAACGGATACCACGGCGGGGCAGCTGCGCATCCTGGAACGACAG TGGATGACTCAGCCAATttgcctccctcccctcccccctctccatcCGCTGAGCAGATTGGGCCCGTGGCACAAG CCCAGCCGGAAGAATGTATCAGTAAGGCGACGTGTGAGTCTGCTATAAAAGAAGTTGAACCTCAAGTGGCGTCGCTACAACAGAAGGAAGTTGAAAGAGCAACACCTGAAGGTGCAGAGCTCACCTCAAATGAacctcatcctcctccctctgttaAAGAGAAAGAACTCTCTGAGACCTCAATTCAGCAAGGTGGACAAGACAGAAAGGAGGTAGTAGAAGGGACTGCTGAGAGCGACCTGCTAGTAGAgtccaaagaaaaagaagcaaaacaacCTTTActgacagaagagacagagaagttATCAGATATTAAGGAGGAAGACATAGAAGGAAATATCATACCAAGCAAATCAGAAGCCCCTATGGATGAAAGCAAGGAAAGATCTACAGCAGTTGAGGTAATAAATAAGGAGGACCAAGACAGTGGCTGTGACATTAGATTGCATGAGACACTTCAAAAAGAGGACGAAACGCAAGAAactgtcaagtcaagtccagaACCTGGTGCAGAGTTGAAAGCCACGTCAGTTATTTTTGTAGAATCAGGAGCAAAAACCTACTTTGAGACGTCATCAAAAAGCCACGaagaggaaacatcacaaacCCAGAGCTATTATGAactcagcacagcagcagagacaaagtTATGTGGGGAAACTGAAAGCGTTACGCAAAAGCTCGAGGAACAAGAGGAGACAAAAGCTGGAACGTCTCCTGGTAATATTTCAGTGGAACAAAACAATGGGTCTTCTGCAGGACAGACAGTGACTGAAAAGAAGTCAGAAAAGTTAGGTCCTGTTAGTGGAAGCCTTGATAAATCTGAGGTTTCCTCTTCAACACCATCTGTGGAGAGCCAAGACCAGGTTCCTCCAGCTGTCTCAATTACCCCAACTACCACTGAATCAACTGAAGATGTTTCCACCCAGGAAGAATCTGTTTCATCTTCTCATAAGCACAATTCGAGATTTGAACATTCAGGTAGCCTCTCTGAGATGTTGGACCTGGCAGGAGACCTGCCTCGGCCATCATTAGAGAGGAGGGAGCTTGATCACATGAGACGAAAGTCTGTGCCCTCCAATGTATCTGCTCTGGTGGGGAGTTCTTTGGCCAAGCTTGCCTTGGGAGATCAGACCCCGAGAGTTGTGGGAGGGGAAAGCCAGCTGGAGGAACTGGGCTACTGTGTCTTCAGTGAGTACTCAGGGCCCATGCCTTCTCCTGCTGATGTACCCAGTCCTGGGGACTCTCCACACCAGCGTTTTCCTTCTATGGAGAGTGAAGTTGAAGAAGAGCTTGGGCCAACAGAAGTTGAAGGTGTTGAAGgaatgcaacaacaacaagatccTAAAGGAATTACCCCTGAGATCTCTCAAAAAGCAGTGTTTGAAAAGAAAGACGTACCAGTAAAGACAACCCTGATTCTCGAAAAAGCGGTGACAAGTGGAGTTAAACCTGATCGCCTAAGAATCCCAATGACTTCTTCaaaagacagactgactgagttTCGTTTGGAGAGTGGCCTGCCTGGTGACATAAAGATCCAAGCGATCCCTGAGGTAGACGTTGAAAAAGACCCCTCCAGAGAGGCTTCTCCCATCCCACCAGACAATTCCTTTACTTTCACTCTTACGGAGACAGGAAGTAAGGTTCCCCCAACTCCCACCACCCCCATATCTGCAGCAGATATACCCTCAGAAACCCAAGTCAATGAAGAGAAGGCTGGGAAAGATGTCTTACCAGAGGTTAAAGCAGGGGACGATCCAGAGACTGAGAGGATTGACACTAAACAGATACAGTTAGTAGAGGAAGTGCAGAAATCTGAGCAGGAAGAATCAGTAGAAAGACACGATGAACTTGAAATGGCGTCATCTCAGTCTTTAGAGAGCatggaaaaagatgaaaagaagattCAAAGTGAACATGGGACACCTGCAAGATTAGAAACAATAGAAAAGCAAGAGACCTCAAAAGATGTTGAGgttaaaaccattaaaaagcTCTCAGATGAGAAAAATCCCCAAATCCATTTACAGGAGGTGACTCTGGATAAATGCTCACCAAAGCCACGCATATCCTCCCCAGTCATCATTATACCTCAAGCACAAGTAGAGGAAGAAGcagatgatgaggatgataTTGAGATTGCTGAAGAGCCTCAAGAGATCATGGAGGAAGCTAAAGTGCCTGCAAAGGAAGAGCAAAAGAAAGTCGAGGTGAGGCTGACAGTAGATGATCAGATTGTGGACGAAGATCCCAGGTCCGGAGCAGAAGAATGGAGTCATAGTGCCCAAAATAGTGATGATGGGGAGCCTGCCACGGACAGTTCACACTTATCTCCATGTTCTGACCAAGATCAACTTATTGAAGGTGGCAGAGACGAAGGCATGGGAGAGGATAACATtgcaaaagacacacaaaaaagtagGGATGAAAGCAAGAAAGAGGAGTGTGAGGCAgtaaaggaagagaaaacagggGAGCAGGGAGTGGAGGAAGTTGGTTCAGATGGTgtaggagcagagagagaccaAAAAAGGATGGGAGCAGTGGatgaggggaaggagaggatgggtgaaaaacaggaggagaaagaCCTCTCGATTGGTCAGGAGGAGGAAACCTCAGATGTGCTCTGCCAGCAGGCAGCTCACGATGAAACCACCATGGACATCTCCATCCTAGATTCAGACAGTGGCTGGATGGACTCACAAG ATGATGACAAAAGTATCATGACTCAGCAAATTGAAGCCCTTCCTCAGACCCAGAGTCTCACCAGTACACCTGTGGTGGACAGACCCGCTAAACGGGCCCCTGGCAGAGGAAGGGGCCGTCCTGGCACCACTGAGAGTAAAGTGTACCGTAAAGTAACCAGCCACCATCCGCcaagagaggagatgaagaagaaaaaag TAGGCATGAGGAGGGCTGACCAGAATAAGGTGTCAGCCCTCCAAACTCGTTCTCCATCTCGAAAGAGTGTAGCCAAAGTGGCGGCCAGACATCCTAGGCCTGCTCTGCTTCACAGCTCTGCTAGACGCAAGGCCACAG GTATGGAAAGCCATCAGCCCCTCAGTGTGGCCCATCAGTCCAGGGAGAGGACCACT ATGTCTCGACAGAGAACATCT AGCCCCACGAGGGCTGTTCTGTTAAAGATGGCAGTTCAGCGCCGGGCATCTGATCACCACCATCCCCCCCGGCCCGGCTCTGCCTGTAGCCTTAAACGGAGCCCCTTTACTGAGGCAGAGCTCACTGAGGTCCGTCCCTCCTCTGCATGTGCCCACCCGTCCGCTCTGTCAAACAAATGGGCAGAGAAggtaaaatga
- the LOC104929357 gene encoding microtubule-associated protein 2 isoform X2: MADGRQPDEHWSSNGQENGENGYSAYSSAYRENGYHGGAAAHPGTTVDDSANLPPSPPPSPSAEQIGPVAQAQPEECISKATCESAIKEVEPQVASLQQKEVERATPEGAELTSNEPHPPPSVKEKELSETSIQQGGQDRKEVVEGTAESDLLVESKEKEAKQPLLTEETEKLSDIKEEDIEGNIIPSKSEAPMDESKERSTAVEVINKEDQDSGCDIRLHETLQKEDETQETVKSSPEPGAELKATSVIFVESGAKTYFETSSKSHEEETSQTQSYYELSTAAETKLCGETESVTQKLEEQEETKAGTSPGNISVEQNNGSSAGQTVTEKKSEKLGPVSGSLDKSEVSSSTPSVESQDQVPPAVSITPTTTESTEDVSTQEESVSSSHKHNSRFEHSGSLSEMLDLAGDLPRPSLERRELDHMRRKSVPSNVSALVGSSLAKLALGDQTPRVVGGESQLEELGYCVFSEYSGPMPSPADVPSPGDSPHQRFPSMESEVEEELGPTEVEGVEGMQQQQDPKGITPEISQKAVFEKKDVPVKTTLILEKAVTSGVKPDRLRIPMTSSKDRLTEFRLESGLPGDIKIQAIPEVDVEKDPSREASPIPPDNSFTFTLTETGSKVPPTPTTPISAADIPSETQVNEEKAGKDVLPEVKAGDDPETERIDTKQIQLVEEVQKSEQEESVERHDELEMASSQSLESMEKDEKKIQSEHGTPARLETIEKQETSKDVEVKTIKKLSDEKNPQIHLQEVTLDKCSPKPRISSPVIIIPQAQVEEEADDEDDIEIAEEPQEIMEEAKVPAKEEQKKVEVRLTVDDQIVDEDPRSGAEEWSHSAQNSDDGEPATDSSHLSPCSDQDQLIEGGRDEGMGEDNIAKDTQKSRDESKKEECEAVKEEKTGEQGVEEVGSDGVGAERDQKRMGAVDEGKERMGEKQEEKDLSIGQEEETSDVLCQQAAHDETTMDISILDSDSGWMDSQDDDKSIMTQQIEALPQTQSLTSTPVVDRPAKRAPGRGRGRPGTTESKVYRKVTSHHPPREEMKKKKGMRRADQNKVSALQTRSPSRKSVAKVAARHPRPALLHSSARRKATGMESHQPLSVAHQSRERTTERAYRSPEKRSSLPRPAKSLTRHIPAAEQEDNSTPSRPTSFQSRADNRSGRAPGMAGTDSARSRSVRSGASTPGSSAVTPGTPPSYSCRTPGSRTPGSHTPKSFSAFQEKKVAVIRTPPKSPSSAQRQLKVVNQPLPDLKNVKSKIGSTSNLKHQPKGGQVMIPSVKLDFSHVQAKCGSLDKIQYTAGGGNVQIQTKKIDLSHVTAKCGSMSNIRHRPGGGQVRIENVKLDFKDKAQAKVGSLGNTSHTPGGGNVMIESHKLSFRETAKARVDHGAEIVITHSPGIETGGTSPRLSSAGSINLLESPQLSTLAQDVTAALAKQGL; the protein is encoded by the exons ATGGCAGACGGTCGGCAGCCAGACGAGCACTGGTCCTCAAATGGCCAAGAGAACGGCGAGAATGGCTACTCCGCCTACAGCTCTGCCTACAGGGAGAACGGATACCACGGCGGGGCAGCTGCGCATCCTGGAACGACAG TGGATGACTCAGCCAATttgcctccctcccctcccccctctccatcCGCTGAGCAGATTGGGCCCGTGGCACAAG CCCAGCCGGAAGAATGTATCAGTAAGGCGACGTGTGAGTCTGCTATAAAAGAAGTTGAACCTCAAGTGGCGTCGCTACAACAGAAGGAAGTTGAAAGAGCAACACCTGAAGGTGCAGAGCTCACCTCAAATGAacctcatcctcctccctctgttaAAGAGAAAGAACTCTCTGAGACCTCAATTCAGCAAGGTGGACAAGACAGAAAGGAGGTAGTAGAAGGGACTGCTGAGAGCGACCTGCTAGTAGAgtccaaagaaaaagaagcaaaacaacCTTTActgacagaagagacagagaagttATCAGATATTAAGGAGGAAGACATAGAAGGAAATATCATACCAAGCAAATCAGAAGCCCCTATGGATGAAAGCAAGGAAAGATCTACAGCAGTTGAGGTAATAAATAAGGAGGACCAAGACAGTGGCTGTGACATTAGATTGCATGAGACACTTCAAAAAGAGGACGAAACGCAAGAAactgtcaagtcaagtccagaACCTGGTGCAGAGTTGAAAGCCACGTCAGTTATTTTTGTAGAATCAGGAGCAAAAACCTACTTTGAGACGTCATCAAAAAGCCACGaagaggaaacatcacaaacCCAGAGCTATTATGAactcagcacagcagcagagacaaagtTATGTGGGGAAACTGAAAGCGTTACGCAAAAGCTCGAGGAACAAGAGGAGACAAAAGCTGGAACGTCTCCTGGTAATATTTCAGTGGAACAAAACAATGGGTCTTCTGCAGGACAGACAGTGACTGAAAAGAAGTCAGAAAAGTTAGGTCCTGTTAGTGGAAGCCTTGATAAATCTGAGGTTTCCTCTTCAACACCATCTGTGGAGAGCCAAGACCAGGTTCCTCCAGCTGTCTCAATTACCCCAACTACCACTGAATCAACTGAAGATGTTTCCACCCAGGAAGAATCTGTTTCATCTTCTCATAAGCACAATTCGAGATTTGAACATTCAGGTAGCCTCTCTGAGATGTTGGACCTGGCAGGAGACCTGCCTCGGCCATCATTAGAGAGGAGGGAGCTTGATCACATGAGACGAAAGTCTGTGCCCTCCAATGTATCTGCTCTGGTGGGGAGTTCTTTGGCCAAGCTTGCCTTGGGAGATCAGACCCCGAGAGTTGTGGGAGGGGAAAGCCAGCTGGAGGAACTGGGCTACTGTGTCTTCAGTGAGTACTCAGGGCCCATGCCTTCTCCTGCTGATGTACCCAGTCCTGGGGACTCTCCACACCAGCGTTTTCCTTCTATGGAGAGTGAAGTTGAAGAAGAGCTTGGGCCAACAGAAGTTGAAGGTGTTGAAGgaatgcaacaacaacaagatccTAAAGGAATTACCCCTGAGATCTCTCAAAAAGCAGTGTTTGAAAAGAAAGACGTACCAGTAAAGACAACCCTGATTCTCGAAAAAGCGGTGACAAGTGGAGTTAAACCTGATCGCCTAAGAATCCCAATGACTTCTTCaaaagacagactgactgagttTCGTTTGGAGAGTGGCCTGCCTGGTGACATAAAGATCCAAGCGATCCCTGAGGTAGACGTTGAAAAAGACCCCTCCAGAGAGGCTTCTCCCATCCCACCAGACAATTCCTTTACTTTCACTCTTACGGAGACAGGAAGTAAGGTTCCCCCAACTCCCACCACCCCCATATCTGCAGCAGATATACCCTCAGAAACCCAAGTCAATGAAGAGAAGGCTGGGAAAGATGTCTTACCAGAGGTTAAAGCAGGGGACGATCCAGAGACTGAGAGGATTGACACTAAACAGATACAGTTAGTAGAGGAAGTGCAGAAATCTGAGCAGGAAGAATCAGTAGAAAGACACGATGAACTTGAAATGGCGTCATCTCAGTCTTTAGAGAGCatggaaaaagatgaaaagaagattCAAAGTGAACATGGGACACCTGCAAGATTAGAAACAATAGAAAAGCAAGAGACCTCAAAAGATGTTGAGgttaaaaccattaaaaagcTCTCAGATGAGAAAAATCCCCAAATCCATTTACAGGAGGTGACTCTGGATAAATGCTCACCAAAGCCACGCATATCCTCCCCAGTCATCATTATACCTCAAGCACAAGTAGAGGAAGAAGcagatgatgaggatgataTTGAGATTGCTGAAGAGCCTCAAGAGATCATGGAGGAAGCTAAAGTGCCTGCAAAGGAAGAGCAAAAGAAAGTCGAGGTGAGGCTGACAGTAGATGATCAGATTGTGGACGAAGATCCCAGGTCCGGAGCAGAAGAATGGAGTCATAGTGCCCAAAATAGTGATGATGGGGAGCCTGCCACGGACAGTTCACACTTATCTCCATGTTCTGACCAAGATCAACTTATTGAAGGTGGCAGAGACGAAGGCATGGGAGAGGATAACATtgcaaaagacacacaaaaaagtagGGATGAAAGCAAGAAAGAGGAGTGTGAGGCAgtaaaggaagagaaaacagggGAGCAGGGAGTGGAGGAAGTTGGTTCAGATGGTgtaggagcagagagagaccaAAAAAGGATGGGAGCAGTGGatgaggggaaggagaggatgggtgaaaaacaggaggagaaagaCCTCTCGATTGGTCAGGAGGAGGAAACCTCAGATGTGCTCTGCCAGCAGGCAGCTCACGATGAAACCACCATGGACATCTCCATCCTAGATTCAGACAGTGGCTGGATGGACTCACAAG ATGATGACAAAAGTATCATGACTCAGCAAATTGAAGCCCTTCCTCAGACCCAGAGTCTCACCAGTACACCTGTGGTGGACAGACCCGCTAAACGGGCCCCTGGCAGAGGAAGGGGCCGTCCTGGCACCACTGAGAGTAAAGTGTACCGTAAAGTAACCAGCCACCATCCGCcaagagaggagatgaagaagaaaaaag GCATGAGGAGGGCTGACCAGAATAAGGTGTCAGCCCTCCAAACTCGTTCTCCATCTCGAAAGAGTGTAGCCAAAGTGGCGGCCAGACATCCTAGGCCTGCTCTGCTTCACAGCTCTGCTAGACGCAAGGCCACAG GTATGGAAAGCCATCAGCCCCTCAGTGTGGCCCATCAGTCCAGGGAGAGGACCACT gaGAGAGCATACCGCAGCCCAGAGAAGAGGTCGTCCCTGCCCAGGCCTGCCAAATCTCTGACACGCCACATCCCTGCTGCTGAACAAGAGGACAATAGCACCCCCTCCAGGCCAACCT CATTCCAGTCTAGAGCGGACAACAGGTCTGGAAGAGCCCCTGGTATGGCAG GCACAGACTCCGCACGTTCCCGATCAGTCCGCAGCGGTGCGTCCACCCCCGGATCCTCCGCTGTCACACCTGGCACGCCCCCCAGCTACTCCTGCCGCACTCCTGGCTCGCGCACCCCCGGCAGCCACACACCCAAATCCTTCAGCGCCTTCCAGGAGAAGAAGGTGGCTGTGATCCGAACCCCGCCCAAGTCTCCTTCATCTGCCCAACGGCAGCTGAAGGTTGTCAATCAGCCCCTGCCTGACCTGAAGAATGTAAAGTCCAAGATCGGGTCCACCTCCAACCTGAAGCACCAGCCAAAAGGCGGACAG GTCATGATTCCaagtgttaaactggactttAGCCACGTTCAGGCTAAATGTGGCTCCCTGGACAAAATCCAGTACACTGCAGGCGGAGGAAAC GTCCAGATCCAGACCAAGAAGATCGACCTGAGTCACGTCACTGCCAAATGTGGCTCCATGTCCAACATCCGCCACAGACCAG GGGGAGGTCAAGTACGTATCGAAAATGTGAAGCTGGACTTTAAAGACAAGGCCCAGGCCAAGGTCGGCTCCTTGGGCAACACCAGCCACACTCCTGGAGGGGGGAACGTCATG ATCGAGAGCCATAAGCTGAGCTTCCGGGAAACCGCCAAAGCTCGGGTGGATCACGGTGCAGAAATCGTCATCACCCACTCCCCTGGCATCGAGACGGGAGGCACTTCCCCTCGCCTGTCCTCTGCCGGCAGCATCAACCTCCTGGAGTCGCCTCAGCTCTCCACGCTGGCCCAGGATGTCACCGCCGCCCTTGCTAAGCAGGGTTTATGA